In Salinigranum marinum, one DNA window encodes the following:
- a CDS encoding VWA domain-containing protein — protein MTWFDETQTPDFVAAREHVLGEVVTFARRLRRHGLSVPANAALSATEALCAVGLSDRDGVRAATHATLVADARDTETFEAHFPEFWYRLRTGLEATATSDDVGDRSNTGAFYGAEVDGGVADELTATADADGDVGGGGDAGGDDETVYERRLVDHDADAAVDGTGERSRASTYSAGGAGTAVEDETTGRTLDRNALTRFQQALSSLAGRRWTADDGRRIDARRALRSSVGTGGAVVSLPTRDRKPTAFRACLLVDVSQSVLDTVDRGFLLSVLDALVAEGRGVRVFFFDTDVREVTDVFTNSRGDPAAALERAEVAWGGGTRIGDAVTELRRRWPDAVDRRTVTLVVSDGLDVGEVDELERGMSWLSGRSRAVVWLNPLAASAKYEPTCRGMAASLPYVDGLFAFAGSEDLAEVARQLSRHGPRGPIGYEHDFRDRTVAEEVA, from the coding sequence GTGACCTGGTTCGACGAGACGCAGACACCCGACTTCGTCGCCGCCCGCGAGCACGTGCTCGGAGAGGTGGTGACGTTCGCCCGACGGCTCCGCCGCCACGGCCTCTCCGTCCCGGCGAACGCGGCGCTGTCGGCCACGGAGGCGCTCTGTGCGGTCGGCCTCTCCGACCGCGACGGCGTCCGGGCGGCGACCCACGCGACGCTCGTCGCCGACGCCCGCGACACGGAGACGTTCGAGGCCCACTTCCCGGAGTTCTGGTACCGCCTCCGGACGGGGCTGGAGGCGACGGCCACGTCGGACGACGTGGGGGACCGCTCGAACACCGGGGCGTTCTACGGGGCCGAAGTCGACGGGGGCGTCGCCGACGAGCTGACCGCCACCGCCGACGCCGACGGTGACGTCGGTGGCGGCGGTGACGCCGGCGGGGACGACGAGACGGTGTACGAGCGACGCCTCGTCGACCACGACGCCGACGCGGCGGTCGACGGCACCGGCGAGCGAAGCCGCGCCTCGACGTACAGCGCGGGCGGCGCGGGGACGGCGGTCGAGGACGAGACGACGGGCCGGACGCTCGACCGGAACGCGCTCACCCGGTTCCAGCAGGCGCTCTCGTCGCTCGCCGGTCGCCGGTGGACGGCCGACGACGGCCGACGGATCGACGCCCGACGGGCGCTTCGATCGAGCGTGGGCACCGGCGGGGCCGTCGTCTCGCTGCCGACCCGCGACCGCAAACCGACCGCGTTCCGGGCCTGCCTCCTGGTCGACGTGAGTCAGTCAGTCCTCGATACGGTCGACCGCGGCTTTCTCCTCTCCGTCCTCGACGCGCTGGTCGCCGAGGGCCGCGGCGTCCGCGTCTTCTTCTTCGACACGGACGTCCGCGAGGTGACGGACGTGTTCACGAACTCCCGGGGCGATCCCGCGGCTGCGCTCGAACGCGCCGAGGTGGCGTGGGGCGGCGGGACGCGGATCGGCGACGCTGTCACCGAACTCCGGCGTCGGTGGCCCGATGCGGTCGACCGCCGGACGGTCACGCTCGTCGTCAGCGACGGGCTCGACGTCGGCGAGGTCGACGAACTCGAACGCGGGATGAGCTGGCTCTCGGGGCGGTCGCGGGCGGTCGTGTGGCTGAATCCGCTCGCGGCTTCCGCGAAGTACGAGCCGACCTGCCGCGGGATGGCTGCGTCGCTGCCGTACGTCGACGGCCTGTTCGCCTTCGCCGGCTCCGAGGATCTCGCCGAGGTGGCGCGCCAGCTGTCGCGACACGGGCCACGAGGACCGATCGGCTACGAACACGACTTCCGCGACCGCACGGTCGCCGAGGAGGTCGCCTGA
- a CDS encoding MoxR family ATPase encodes MTGANGTSTDGDAEASVDVTEADLRERFEAADYVADDTLVTTVYLALRLGKPLLIEGEPGSGKTELGKVLAEGFDTELIRLQCYEGLAAENTLYEWNYTKQLLAVQSGEGSVADESVFSEEYLFERPLLRALTHDGDAPPVLLIDEVDRADEEFEAFLLEVLSDFQVTIPEFGTVSAGRPPIVIITSNRTRGLSDALKRRCLYLHVDAPAYETEVEIVRRKVPQLDAIVAAEVCAIVGELREEAFLKRPGVAETLDWARAVAELRAPGDDSDLTAAEIERTIGTLLKEVEDVQRVDATLLERLERAAREARAAADGEATPTPDDGAPNGD; translated from the coding sequence ATGACCGGGGCGAACGGGACGTCGACCGACGGCGACGCCGAGGCGTCGGTCGACGTGACCGAGGCCGACCTCCGTGAGCGGTTCGAGGCGGCCGACTACGTCGCCGACGACACGCTCGTCACGACGGTGTATCTCGCGCTCCGGCTGGGCAAGCCGCTGCTCATCGAGGGCGAACCCGGCAGTGGGAAGACCGAACTCGGGAAGGTGCTCGCCGAGGGGTTCGACACCGAACTCATCCGCCTGCAGTGTTACGAGGGACTCGCCGCCGAGAACACCCTCTACGAGTGGAACTACACCAAACAGCTGTTGGCCGTGCAGTCGGGTGAGGGCTCGGTCGCCGACGAGTCGGTGTTCTCCGAGGAGTACCTCTTCGAGCGGCCGCTGTTGCGCGCGCTCACGCACGACGGCGACGCCCCGCCGGTGTTGCTCATCGACGAGGTCGACCGCGCCGACGAGGAGTTCGAGGCTTTCTTACTGGAGGTGCTCTCGGACTTCCAGGTCACCATCCCGGAGTTCGGCACCGTCTCGGCCGGCCGACCGCCGATCGTCATCATCACCTCCAACCGGACGAGAGGGCTGTCGGACGCGCTCAAACGCCGGTGTCTCTACCTCCACGTCGACGCGCCCGCCTACGAGACGGAGGTCGAGATCGTCCGCCGCAAGGTCCCGCAGTTGGACGCGATTGTCGCCGCCGAGGTGTGCGCCATCGTCGGGGAACTCCGCGAGGAGGCGTTCCTCAAGCGGCCGGGCGTCGCCGAGACGCTCGACTGGGCGCGCGCGGTCGCCGAACTCCGGGCACCCGGCGACGACTCCGACCTGACCGCCGCGGAGATCGAACGCACGATCGGCACGCTCCTGAAGGAGGTCGAGGACGTCCAGCGCGTCGACGCCACGCTGCTGGAGCGCTTGGAGCGCGCGGCGCGGGAGGCCCGCGCCGCCGCCGACGGCGAGGCCACGCCGACCCCCGACGACGGGGCGCCGAACGGGGACTGA
- a CDS encoding (2Fe-2S)-binding protein, giving the protein MSTKDITITVNGTEKELSVEPRRLLVHAIREDLDLTGTHIGCDTGNCGACTVYKDGEAVKSCLMFAVQADGAEVTTVEGMADLPEAGMGRMDDLHPIQEGFRYMHGLQCGYCTPGMIMAGKALLEKDADPSEATIRENISGNLCRCTGYQNIVKSIQYAADVLNDREPPESPVEHPESGGETAADGGFDCGAGCGCDVTFESGTEGGEER; this is encoded by the coding sequence ATGAGCACGAAAGACATCACCATCACCGTCAACGGCACAGAGAAGGAACTCAGCGTCGAACCCCGCCGGTTGCTGGTCCACGCCATCCGCGAGGACCTCGACCTCACCGGGACGCACATCGGCTGTGACACCGGGAACTGCGGCGCGTGCACCGTCTACAAGGACGGCGAGGCTGTCAAGTCCTGTCTCATGTTCGCCGTCCAGGCCGACGGCGCGGAGGTGACGACGGTCGAGGGCATGGCCGACCTCCCCGAGGCGGGGATGGGCCGCATGGACGACCTCCACCCCATTCAGGAGGGCTTCCGGTACATGCACGGACTGCAGTGTGGCTACTGTACGCCGGGCATGATCATGGCGGGCAAAGCGCTCCTGGAGAAGGACGCAGACCCCTCCGAGGCGACGATCCGCGAGAACATTAGCGGCAACCTCTGTCGCTGTACCGGCTACCAGAACATCGTCAAGTCCATCCAGTACGCCGCGGACGTGCTCAACGACCGCGAACCGCCAGAGTCGCCCGTCGAGCACCCCGAGTCCGGTGGCGAGACCGCCGCAGACGGCGGGTTCGACTGTGGAGCGGGATGTGGCTGTGACGTGACGTTCGAGAGCGGGACCGAAGGCGGTGAGGAGCGATGA
- a CDS encoding aerobic carbon-monoxide dehydrogenase large subunit has translation MSSETEKPDAKYRHDDDGGPDPEATHGHGRGGMGEEVKRKEDRRFITGRGNYVDDIKKDGMLHCELVRSPHAHARINSINKDRALNVDGVVAVLTAEDLAEHELATMPTLMDDTQDVLVGDKVKFQSQEVAAVIATDRYIAKDGAEKVEVDYETLDAVVDAKKALEDDAPLVRDDIEGQESNHIFDWEAGDEVATKQAFEDADVTVEQDMNYQRIHPAPIETCGCVADWDTANEKMTVHLTSQAPHAHRTLFSMVSGIPEHKVRIISPDVGGGFGNKVPIYPGYVVAAAASYVLGKPVKWVEERSENIQTTHFARDYDMTGRIAATADGQITAVDVDVLANHGAYNAVAQPSKFPAGFFKIFTGSYDIPAAYSSLEAVYTNTAPGGVAYRCSFRVTEAVYLIERLVDLLADELDMDPAELRRKNFIPKEAFPYESTTGWTYDSGDYERALDQALEAVDYDGLRAEQQRRLDADDDRLLGIGLSTFTEIVGAGPGKQCDIAGVEMFDSAEIRVHPTGNATVRIGVQTQGQGHETTFAQIVAEELGLDVEDISVEHGDTDTDPYGLGTYASRSTPVGGAATAVAARKVREKAKSIAANELEVAEEDVVWDRSSGSFQVKGAPDRVVTMKEIAAASYMNSPANEEPGLEAVDYYDPPNMTFPFGAYVCVVEVDRETGEVDIRQFYALDDCGNRINPMVIEGQIHGGLAQGIATAMLEEVTFDDNGNVTAGDFMNYLLPTAMEIPHMDTDYTVTPSPHHPIGAKGVGESPTVGSPPAIVNAVVDAMAHAGVRHVDMPMTPDRVWAVLDEAGLALDPADRFDFDFDAGTDAEADD, from the coding sequence ATGAGTAGCGAGACCGAGAAACCGGACGCGAAGTACCGACACGACGACGACGGCGGTCCGGACCCCGAAGCCACCCACGGCCACGGTCGTGGTGGCATGGGTGAAGAGGTAAAGCGGAAGGAGGATCGTCGCTTCATCACGGGTCGCGGCAACTACGTCGACGACATCAAGAAGGACGGGATGCTCCACTGCGAACTCGTCCGGAGCCCCCACGCTCACGCCCGCATCAACTCCATCAACAAGGACCGGGCGCTCAACGTCGACGGCGTCGTCGCCGTCCTCACGGCCGAGGACCTCGCCGAGCACGAACTGGCGACGATGCCGACGCTCATGGACGACACCCAGGACGTCCTCGTCGGCGACAAGGTGAAGTTCCAGTCTCAGGAGGTGGCGGCCGTCATCGCCACGGACCGCTACATCGCCAAGGACGGCGCGGAGAAGGTCGAAGTCGACTACGAAACCCTGGACGCCGTCGTCGACGCGAAGAAGGCGCTCGAGGACGACGCCCCCCTGGTTCGAGACGACATCGAAGGCCAGGAGTCGAACCACATCTTCGACTGGGAAGCGGGTGACGAGGTAGCGACGAAACAGGCGTTCGAGGACGCCGACGTCACCGTCGAACAGGACATGAACTACCAGCGCATCCACCCCGCTCCCATCGAGACGTGCGGGTGTGTCGCCGACTGGGACACCGCGAACGAGAAGATGACCGTCCACCTCACCTCGCAGGCACCCCACGCGCATCGAACCCTCTTCTCGATGGTGTCGGGTATCCCCGAGCACAAGGTGCGAATCATCAGCCCCGACGTCGGTGGCGGGTTCGGCAACAAGGTGCCCATCTACCCCGGGTACGTCGTCGCCGCCGCCGCGTCGTACGTTCTCGGGAAGCCGGTGAAGTGGGTCGAGGAGCGCTCGGAGAACATCCAGACGACCCACTTCGCCCGCGACTACGACATGACCGGCCGCATCGCGGCGACGGCCGACGGGCAGATCACCGCGGTCGACGTGGACGTGCTCGCCAACCACGGCGCGTACAACGCGGTGGCGCAGCCGTCGAAGTTCCCGGCGGGCTTCTTCAAGATATTCACGGGATCGTACGACATCCCGGCGGCGTACAGCAGCCTGGAGGCCGTGTACACGAACACCGCCCCCGGTGGCGTCGCGTATCGGTGTTCGTTCAGGGTGACGGAAGCGGTCTACCTCATCGAGCGACTGGTCGACCTGCTGGCGGACGAACTCGACATGGACCCGGCCGAACTCCGGCGGAAGAACTTCATCCCGAAGGAGGCGTTCCCCTACGAGTCCACGACGGGCTGGACGTACGACTCCGGCGACTACGAACGGGCGCTCGACCAGGCGCTCGAAGCCGTCGACTACGACGGGCTCCGTGCGGAACAACAGCGCCGTCTCGACGCGGACGACGACCGGCTGTTGGGGATCGGGCTCTCGACGTTCACGGAGATCGTCGGTGCCGGGCCCGGCAAGCAGTGTGACATCGCCGGCGTCGAGATGTTCGACTCCGCCGAGATCCGCGTCCACCCGACCGGCAACGCGACGGTCAGGATCGGCGTCCAGACCCAAGGTCAAGGACACGAGACGACGTTCGCCCAGATCGTCGCCGAGGAACTCGGCCTCGACGTCGAGGACATCTCTGTCGAGCACGGCGACACCGACACCGATCCCTACGGGCTGGGAACGTACGCGTCGCGGTCGACACCAGTGGGAGGAGCGGCGACAGCGGTGGCCGCCCGGAAGGTGCGCGAGAAGGCCAAGAGCATCGCCGCCAACGAACTCGAGGTCGCCGAGGAGGACGTCGTCTGGGACCGTTCCTCGGGTTCCTTCCAGGTGAAGGGCGCGCCCGACCGCGTGGTGACGATGAAGGAGATCGCCGCCGCGTCGTACATGAACTCCCCGGCGAACGAGGAGCCCGGCCTCGAAGCCGTCGACTACTACGACCCGCCGAACATGACGTTCCCGTTCGGGGCGTACGTCTGCGTGGTCGAAGTCGACCGCGAAACGGGCGAGGTGGACATCCGGCAGTTCTACGCGCTCGACGACTGCGGCAACCGTATCAACCCGATGGTCATCGAGGGCCAGATCCACGGCGGCCTCGCACAGGGGATCGCGACGGCAATGCTCGAGGAAGTAACCTTCGACGACAACGGCAACGTCACCGCGGGAGACTTCATGAACTACCTGCTCCCGACCGCGATGGAGATCCCTCACATGGACACCGACTACACGGTGACGCCGTCGCCGCACCACCCGATCGGCGCGAAAGGCGTCGGCGAGTCCCCCACGGTGGGGTCGCCGCCGGCGATCGTCAACGCCGTCGTCGACGCGATGGCCCACGCCGGCGTGCGCCACGTCGACATGCCCATGACGCCCGACCGCGTCTGGGCCGTCCTGGACGAGGCTGGGCTGGCGCTCGACCCGGCCGACCGGTTCGACTTCGACTTCGACGCCGGCACGGACGCCGAAGCGGACGACTGA
- a CDS encoding CoxG family protein, whose translation MEFSGEFELDGVSPEDAWIVLSDPIAVRDSLKGCRYITPIDDDDFNFDDYEAEEDVQTLPDADPDVVAERAFNEGVVYAALMQVGVGSVKPRFETRVTIAERAFPRMVATGGGDASNSSFEMESWMDIEETESGSIVKWGTEADVSGRIAQLGGRVMNPVADKIVSNFFKNIQKQMTGFEESEESKSMRDRLSGLL comes from the coding sequence ATGGAATTCAGTGGCGAATTCGAGCTGGACGGCGTATCGCCGGAGGACGCCTGGATCGTTCTCTCGGACCCAATCGCAGTACGGGACTCACTCAAAGGGTGTCGGTACATCACACCCATCGACGACGACGACTTCAATTTCGACGACTACGAGGCCGAGGAGGACGTCCAGACCCTCCCGGACGCGGATCCCGACGTCGTCGCCGAGCGGGCGTTCAACGAGGGCGTCGTCTACGCGGCGCTGATGCAGGTCGGCGTCGGCAGCGTGAAACCGCGCTTCGAGACACGGGTCACGATCGCCGAACGCGCCTTCCCGCGCATGGTCGCGACCGGCGGGGGCGACGCCTCGAACAGCAGTTTCGAGATGGAGTCGTGGATGGACATCGAGGAGACCGAAAGCGGCTCCATCGTCAAGTGGGGTACGGAGGCGGACGTCTCCGGGCGCATCGCCCAACTCGGCGGGCGCGTGATGAACCCGGTCGCCGACAAGATCGTCTCGAACTTCTTCAAGAACATCCAGAAGCAGATGACCGGCTTCGAGGAGAGCGAGGAGTCGAAGAGCATGCGGGACCGCCTCAGCGGACTCCTCTAA
- a CDS encoding molybdopterin molybdotransferase MoeA, whose translation MLSRTTAADRVHALRRSVLADRDTETVPLSALSGRTLAADVVAETDQPPRSHATMDGFAFDARDDYPLRLRDVSVYPEDDPPELATGDAVRIATGAPLPEGANAVLKREEATVRSEENGTEQLSGPPLEPWTYVYRRGSNVAGGETLFSAGERLSAKDAILLRDLGHEAVEVHERFSVALLATGTEIHEGRHTDLDSPMLAALVRSWGHDATYEGSVPDEYGVVRDRVADLADEYDVVVTTGGTSVGKKDYAVRTLSDLGSVLFHRVRIRPGKPIAVARLPDHDAVAFAIPGKPVGAHTIATLVARPFFTGDRPLPSTPATLARGFGIGAEGFDYVVPVTLTSDDGDDDGTGGTVEAFPLGHVDSPLTVYDETFDPSVLSSSTRATRADGFVVTDSGLDAGTSVDVVPYDAVER comes from the coding sequence ATGCTCTCCCGGACGACGGCCGCCGATCGCGTCCACGCGCTCCGCCGCTCGGTGCTCGCCGACCGCGACACGGAGACAGTCCCGCTGTCGGCCCTCTCGGGGCGCACGCTCGCTGCCGACGTCGTCGCCGAGACGGATCAGCCGCCGCGGTCGCACGCGACGATGGACGGCTTCGCGTTCGACGCCAGGGACGACTACCCCCTCCGTCTCCGCGACGTCTCGGTCTACCCCGAGGACGACCCGCCGGAACTCGCCACCGGCGACGCCGTCCGCATCGCCACCGGCGCGCCGCTCCCCGAGGGAGCCAACGCGGTCCTCAAGCGCGAGGAGGCGACGGTCCGGAGCGAGGAGAACGGGACCGAGCAGCTCTCGGGGCCACCGCTGGAGCCGTGGACGTACGTCTACCGCCGGGGGAGCAACGTCGCCGGGGGGGAGACGCTCTTTTCGGCCGGGGAACGCCTCTCGGCGAAGGACGCGATCTTGCTCCGCGACCTCGGCCACGAAGCAGTCGAAGTCCACGAGCGCTTCTCGGTCGCGTTACTCGCGACCGGAACCGAGATCCACGAAGGGCGACACACGGATCTCGATTCACCGATGCTCGCGGCGCTCGTCCGGTCGTGGGGCCACGACGCCACGTACGAGGGGTCGGTCCCCGACGAGTACGGCGTCGTCCGCGACCGCGTCGCCGATCTCGCCGACGAGTACGACGTCGTCGTCACCACGGGCGGGACGAGCGTCGGCAAGAAGGACTACGCCGTCCGGACGCTGTCGGACCTGGGCTCGGTGCTGTTTCACCGGGTCCGGATCCGCCCGGGCAAGCCGATCGCCGTCGCCCGCCTCCCCGACCACGACGCGGTCGCCTTTGCCATCCCCGGCAAGCCCGTCGGCGCGCACACGATCGCGACGCTCGTCGCCCGGCCGTTCTTCACCGGGGACCGACCGCTCCCGTCCACGCCGGCGACGCTCGCCCGCGGCTTCGGGATTGGTGCCGAGGGGTTCGACTACGTCGTCCCGGTGACACTGACGAGCGACGACGGCGACGACGACGGAACCGGCGGGACGGTCGAGGCGTTCCCCCTCGGACACGTCGACTCCCCGCTGACGGTGTACGACGAGACGTTCGACCCGAGCGTCCTCTCGTCGAGTACGCGCGCGACGCGAGCCGACGGCTTCGTCGTGACCGACTCGGGGCTCGACGCCGGCACGTCGGTCGACGTCGTCCCGTACGACGCGGTCGAGCGATGA
- a CDS encoding AbrB/MazE/SpoVT family DNA-binding domain-containing protein codes for MGILTDTKVSEKNLTTVPKPVRNFLDVGEGDRIEWHVEDGHVIVRKAAPSSDD; via the coding sequence ATGGGAATACTGACCGACACCAAAGTCTCGGAGAAGAACCTCACCACCGTGCCGAAGCCCGTTCGGAACTTCCTTGACGTCGGCGAGGGCGACCGGATCGAGTGGCACGTCGAAGACGGTCACGTCATCGTGCGCAAGGCCGCGCCGTCGAGCGACGACTGA
- a CDS encoding xanthine dehydrogenase family protein subunit M, with the protein MKAAQFEHHEPTTVEEAVSLLGSLDEPTVLAGGQSLIPMMRFRLARPETVIDLNHIADLDFLEEENGHLRIGALCRHVDIEESALVAEKYGSFADAAPLVADPQIRNRGTVVGSVAQSDPKGDWGTVLLAHDGEVVAAGPDGERVMPAAEFFLLPYDNMLGEDELITELRVPTPSAHEGSSYHKLKRKVGDYAMVGVAARVVLDEGVITDAGVALTAVDITNVSVPDAEEILEGETPSGDLFKRAGEAAAETANPESDEHGSADYKENMTRVLTQRALADAVERAR; encoded by the coding sequence ATGAAAGCCGCACAGTTCGAACACCACGAACCGACGACGGTCGAAGAGGCGGTGAGCCTCCTCGGGAGCCTTGACGAACCGACCGTGCTCGCCGGCGGACAGAGCCTCATCCCGATGATGCGCTTTCGGCTGGCGCGCCCCGAGACCGTCATCGACCTGAACCACATCGCCGATCTCGACTTCCTCGAAGAGGAGAACGGTCACCTCCGGATCGGCGCGCTCTGCCGACACGTCGACATCGAGGAGTCCGCTCTCGTCGCCGAGAAGTACGGCAGCTTCGCCGACGCCGCGCCGCTGGTCGCGGACCCCCAGATCCGAAACAGAGGAACGGTCGTGGGGAGCGTCGCCCAGTCCGACCCGAAGGGCGACTGGGGGACGGTCCTCCTGGCGCACGACGGCGAGGTCGTCGCCGCCGGTCCCGATGGCGAGCGCGTCATGCCCGCCGCGGAGTTCTTCCTCCTCCCCTACGACAACATGCTGGGCGAGGACGAACTCATCACGGAGCTTCGCGTCCCCACTCCCTCGGCACACGAGGGCAGTTCCTACCACAAGCTGAAGCGCAAGGTGGGCGACTACGCGATGGTCGGCGTCGCCGCACGCGTCGTCTTGGACGAGGGTGTCATCACCGATGCTGGCGTCGCGCTCACCGCCGTCGACATCACGAACGTCTCCGTCCCGGACGCCGAGGAGATCCTCGAAGGCGAGACGCCCTCGGGTGACCTGTTCAAGCGGGCGGGCGAGGCTGCGGCGGAGACCGCCAATCCGGAGTCGGACGAACACGGCAGCGCCGACTACAAGGAGAACATGACCCGCGTGCTGACCCAACGGGCGCTCGCGGACGCTGTGGAGCGCGCGAGGTAA
- a CDS encoding XdhC family protein, translated as MTDDTETETNRDEHSARADAASRETVDRLARQYTEQGQPFARVTVVRREPPVSARVGDRAIVTPDGELTGWIGGVACAQSVAVREAQTALRRGDAKLVGIAPDPDTIDRSGLEAFPMTCHSQGTLELFVEPVTPVPRLVVVGDSPIARAVSGLAAGLPYDLTVVAPDGADVAGADRLVDPGDAASLAEAFDGATWVVVASMGATDDVAVEAALAAGVPYVGLVASRRRADELCERVADRTGRAVEDVRAAVTSPAGVDIGARIPEEISVSVLAELISVRRAGDAAGSGGTHEHADATGGTVETHEGPDADGDADVGDDTGGADPDHETATDPVCGMDVTVGEAAATATHEGRTYHFCGQGCQEAFVDDPDRFVERAEP; from the coding sequence ATGACAGACGACACGGAGACAGAGACGAACCGAGACGAACACAGCGCCCGCGCGGACGCCGCCTCGCGGGAGACGGTCGACCGGCTGGCCCGACAGTACACCGAACAGGGTCAGCCGTTCGCCCGCGTGACGGTCGTCCGCCGGGAGCCGCCGGTGTCGGCGCGTGTCGGCGACCGCGCGATCGTGACGCCCGACGGCGAACTCACCGGCTGGATCGGCGGGGTCGCCTGCGCGCAGTCGGTCGCGGTGCGGGAGGCGCAGACGGCGCTCCGTCGCGGCGACGCCAAACTGGTCGGCATCGCGCCCGATCCCGACACGATCGACCGATCCGGGCTGGAGGCGTTCCCGATGACCTGCCACAGCCAGGGGACGCTCGAACTGTTCGTCGAGCCGGTGACGCCCGTCCCACGTCTGGTGGTCGTCGGCGACTCGCCCATCGCCCGGGCGGTGTCGGGCCTCGCAGCCGGCCTGCCGTACGACCTGACGGTCGTCGCCCCCGACGGTGCGGACGTGGCCGGCGCGGACCGCCTGGTCGATCCCGGCGACGCGGCGTCGCTGGCCGAGGCGTTCGACGGAGCGACGTGGGTCGTCGTGGCGTCGATGGGCGCGACCGACGACGTCGCCGTCGAAGCCGCCCTCGCGGCGGGCGTCCCGTACGTCGGCCTCGTCGCCAGTCGCCGACGCGCGGACGAACTCTGCGAACGAGTCGCCGACAGAACGGGTCGCGCGGTTGAGGACGTCCGTGCCGCGGTGACCTCGCCGGCCGGTGTCGACATCGGCGCGCGGATCCCCGAGGAGATCAGCGTGAGCGTCCTCGCCGAGCTGATCTCCGTCCGGCGGGCCGGCGACGCCGCGGGGTCGGGTGGGACTCACGAACACGCCGACGCGACCGGCGGGACCGTCGAGACTCACGAGGGTCCCGATGCCGATGGCGACGCCGACGTCGGAGACGACACCGGCGGCGCCGACCCCGATCACGAGACCGCGACCGACCCCGTCTGCGGCATGGACGTGACGGTCGGCGAGGCGGCGGCGACCGCCACCCACGAGGGGAGGACGTACCACTTCTGCGGGCAGGGGTGTCAGGAGGCGTTCGTCGATGATCCGGACCGGTTCGTCGAGCGGGCAGAGCCATGA